Proteins encoded by one window of Xenopus tropicalis strain Nigerian chromosome 6, UCB_Xtro_10.0, whole genome shotgun sequence:
- the ppp1r42 gene encoding protein phosphatase 1 regulatory subunit 42 isoform X1 — MVRLTVDLIMKNSNILRNRKDEPLAQHLRRITHLNFSNKNIDEVEDLTMCRNLTVLYLYDNHINQIKNLGSNLTHLYLQNNCISCIENLSGLKRLEKLYLGGNCLTVVEGLEGLGELRELHIENQRLPPGEKLLFDPRTLHFLRLSLSVLNISNNNIDELNDLAILVNLTQFVAADNQIKEIKDLELVLSKWTKLWRMDLSGNSVCLKPKYRDKVIIISKTLEILDGKEIKEMARQFLLNWKASKLSKKKKSGENMTGQSHLPHLYESDNYRSQMPVSNQNLRHQLMEQPKYIAMAQTQSSNKHGELQRSIWRNISIIENIRQLAIKDPEDTLPG; from the exons ATGGTGCGTCTAACCGTGGATCTGATCATGAAAAACAGTAACATACTCAGGAACCGGAAAGATGAACCTCTCGCTCAGCATTTGAGAAGAATAACACACTtgaatttttcaaataaaaatatagatgaAGTT gaAGACTTAACAATGTGCAGAAACCTTACTGTCTTGTATCTTTATGACAATCATATTAATCAGATCAAAAATCTGGGATCAAACCTTACACATCTGTATCTTCAGAATAATTGCATCTCCTGCATTGAAAATCTCAGTGGTCTGAAAAGACTTGAAAAACT GTATTTGGGAGGAAACTGCCTCACAGTTGTTGAGGGTTTAGAAGGGCTGGGAGAACTGCGTGAGTTGCACATTGAAAATCAACGACTTCCTCCTGGAGAGAAGTTACTGTTTGATCCACGGACACTTCACTTCCTTCGt CTATCTCTTTCAGTGTTGAACATCAGCAATAACAATATCGACGAGCTAAATGACTTAGCTATATTGGTGAATTTAACACAGTTTGTGGCTGCTGACAACCAAATTAAAGAAATTAAG GATTTGGAATTAGTTCTGAGCAAATGGACCAAGCTGTGGAGAATGGATCTCAGTGGTAATTCAGTTTGCTTGAAACCAAAATATAGAGACAAAGTTATAATCATCTCAAAGACATTAG AAATTCTTGATGGAAAAGAAATTAAAGAGATGGCGCGGCAGTTCTTACTAAACTGGAAGGCATCGAAACTTAGCAAGAAGAAAAAAAGTGGAGAGAACATGACTGGACAGTCACATTTGCCACACTTAT ATGAATCTGACAATTATCGGTCACAAATGCcagtttccaatcagaatttgaGGCATCAGCTTATGGAACAACCAAAATATATTGCCATGGCTCAGACACAAAGCAGTAATAAACATGGAGAGTTACAGAGATCAATATGGAGAAACATTAGCATTATTGAGAATATCAG GCAATTAGCTATTAAGGATCCAGAGGACACATTGCCTGGATAA
- the ppp1r42 gene encoding protein phosphatase 1 regulatory subunit 42 gives MVRLTVDLIMKNSNILRNRKDEPLAQHLRRITHLNFSNKNIDEVEDLTMCRNLTVLYLYDNHINQIKNLGSNLTHLYLQNNCISCIENLSGLKRLEKLYLGGNCLTVVEGLEGLGELRELHIENQRLPPGEKLLFDPRTLHFLRLSLSVLNISNNNIDELNDLAILVNLTQFVAADNQIKEIKDLELVLSKWTKLWRMDLSGNSVCLKPKYRDKVIIISKTLEILDGKEIKEMARQFLLNWKASKLSKKKKSGENMTGQSHLPHLCETFYIC, from the exons ATGGTGCGTCTAACCGTGGATCTGATCATGAAAAACAGTAACATACTCAGGAACCGGAAAGATGAACCTCTCGCTCAGCATTTGAGAAGAATAACACACTtgaatttttcaaataaaaatatagatgaAGTT gaAGACTTAACAATGTGCAGAAACCTTACTGTCTTGTATCTTTATGACAATCATATTAATCAGATCAAAAATCTGGGATCAAACCTTACACATCTGTATCTTCAGAATAATTGCATCTCCTGCATTGAAAATCTCAGTGGTCTGAAAAGACTTGAAAAACT GTATTTGGGAGGAAACTGCCTCACAGTTGTTGAGGGTTTAGAAGGGCTGGGAGAACTGCGTGAGTTGCACATTGAAAATCAACGACTTCCTCCTGGAGAGAAGTTACTGTTTGATCCACGGACACTTCACTTCCTTCGt CTATCTCTTTCAGTGTTGAACATCAGCAATAACAATATCGACGAGCTAAATGACTTAGCTATATTGGTGAATTTAACACAGTTTGTGGCTGCTGACAACCAAATTAAAGAAATTAAG GATTTGGAATTAGTTCTGAGCAAATGGACCAAGCTGTGGAGAATGGATCTCAGTGGTAATTCAGTTTGCTTGAAACCAAAATATAGAGACAAAGTTATAATCATCTCAAAGACATTAG AAATTCTTGATGGAAAAGAAATTAAAGAGATGGCGCGGCAGTTCTTACTAAACTGGAAGGCATCGAAACTTAGCAAGAAGAAAAAAAGTGGAGAGAACATGACTGGACAGTCACATTTGCCACACTTATGTGAGACATTTTACATATGCTAA